Part of the Arthrobacter sp. MMS18-M83 genome is shown below.
CAACCGTTCCGCCCGCGTCGCCGACGCCCTCAACGGCGCAGGCTTCAGCGCCGACACCATGACCGGGGGCATGACCGCCTGGACCCGGGCCGGCCTCCCCACCACCTGACCCTCCTGCCCTCATGCCCGAGGCCATGGATCGTTCAACCGCATTTCACCTTTGGAAGGACTCGAACCTGGTTATGGCAACCATCGAAATCACCGAACAGAGCTTCACCGAGACCCTGGAGAGCAACAGCATCGTTTTCGTTGACTTCTGGGCAGCATGGTGCGGCCCGTGCCGCATGTTCGCCCCCATCTACGGCGCTGCCTCCGAACGGCACCCTGAAATCACCTTCGCCAAGGTCGACACCGAGGCCGAACAAGGCCTGGCCGCGGCGGCCGGGATCACCGCGATCCCGACCCTGATGGCCTTCAAGGACAAGACGCTGGTCTTCTCCCAGCCCGGAGCCCTCAACGCCACCGGTCTGGAAGAGGTCATCCAGGCCGTAAAGAACCTGGACATGAACAAACTCCGGGCTGATGAAGCCCAGCCGGCCTAATGCATGCGCGGATTGCCAGGCGCATACCCCTTTGCGCTAATACCCCCAAGGGTATTACGCCTGATGACATGGCACGCCGAAGAATTCCCCTCCCCCTACCCCAAGGAGAGCACCAGATGCTTATCGAGCGCATTTACGACGAAGACCTCGCCCAGGCCAGCTACCTGATCGGCTGCCAGGCCAAGGGCGAAGCCATCGTTGTCGACGGCCGCCGCGACATCGCGGTGTACCAGGATCTCGCCGCAAAGAACGGCATGAAGATCGTGGCCGTCACCGAAACCCACATCCACGCCGACTACCTTTCCGGCACCCGTGAACTTGCCGCCGCCACCGGCGCCACCATCTACGTCTCCGGTGAGGGCGGCCCGGACTGGCAGTACGAATTCGACGGCGAACGCCTGTACGACGGCGACACGATCGCCCTGGGCAATATCAGCATCCAGGCCGTGCACACCCCGGGCCACACCCCCGAGCACCTGTCCTTCCTGGTCACGGACGGCGCCTTCAGCGACCAGCCCGGCTACCTGCTCTCGGGTGACTTCGTCTTCTCCGGCGACCTGGGCCGCCCGGACCTGCTGGACGAGGCGGCCGGCGGCATCGACACCCGCTTCGCCGGGGCCAAGCAGCTCTTCGCCAGCCTGCGCGACAAGTTCCTGACCCTGCCGGACTACGTCCAGGTCCACCCGGCCCATGGCGCCGGCAGCGCCTGCGGCAAGGCCCTGGGCGCCATTCCCTCCTCCACGGTCGGGTACGAGCGGCTCTACGCCTGGTGGGGCCCGTACCTGGCCGCGAATGACGAGCAGGGCTTCATCGACGAACTCCTCGACGGCCAGCCCGACGCGCACGCCTACTTCGGGCGGATGAAGCGCGAAAACCGCGATGGTCCTGCCGTCATGGGTCAGCGTACGCCCCTCACTGAGCTGGACACCGCCGACGTCGCCAAGGACCTGGCGGCGGAGAAGGTCACGTTCATCGACACCCGCCCCAACAACGAAGTCCATCAGGGAACGGTAGCCCGTTCCCTGAACGTCCCCGCGGGCAAGTCAGTTGCCAGCTACGGGGCCTGGGTGGTGAACCCTGAGACGGATAAGAACCCGCTGGTGCTGCTGGCGCCGGACCAGGAGCAGGCCCAGGACATGTGGGACCACCTGGTACGTGTCGGCATCGACAACGTCGCCGGCTACCTCACCAGCATTGACGGGCTGCCCACGAGCACTCCGAAGCTGATCCAGCCCGAGGAACTCGACGGCTTCGACGCCGCCATGGTGCTGGATGTCCGCAACAAGACCGAGCACACCGCCGGCCATGTCCCCGGCTCCCACCAGCTCAGCGCCGGGCGCGTCATGTGGCACCTTGACGAACTACCCACCCAAGGCGCCATCGTGAGCTACTGCCAGTCCGGTGTCCGGAACTCCGTGGCCGCCAGCGCCCTGCGCCGCGCCGGGTACGACATCGTCGAACTCGACGGCAGCTACGCAGCCTGGACGATGCGGCAACAGACACGGCAGAACTCCACCGCAGCACTGTAGCCATAAACCGTCCGGGCAGGTCCCCCCTCCCGCCCGGGCACCCAGCCCGGGCGCAAGCGGCTCAACACCGTCCTGGATGACTTCTTTGACCGCGTATCCGCCGCCGGCGTCGAGCACGATCCGGTCAGCACCTGGCCGCGGGACCTTCGGCACCAGATTGAAGCGAGCTGGGAAACGATCCCTGACCCAAGCAACTACCCCGGACGTCCTACTGGCAGGCCACGGTTCATGAATTGCGTGCCGAAGAGGTGACGGAGGCGGTGCGCTTCGTGGCCTGACCGAGCGACGCGCGCCTGCACGTTGCCGGACGTGTTTCACCGGGCGCCATCGCACACGAGGACTCCTCCGGTTCAAACGGGACGGTGTACAGCTGTGTCGTACCCTGACCGATACAGGCTTCGGGTTGTCCTGATGCTTCATTGTCGCTGGGCGGGCCCTCCGCGCAACCAGGGCGCTGCGCTCCGCTCGCAATCCAAAAGTTCGCCCGGCGCTCCTCCGTCGCCTGCCTCCCCGCGAACTTTTGGATTGTTCCCGGTACCCCAAGTTGCACTCCGGCCCCTCAACCCAGCGAAGGCTCCGCTAACAGAACGACGCCGAAACATACCGACACGCCGGGACCCGGCGCGGCCGCCAAAGCCCCAACCAACCCAATGCCACCAATTCAGCAGGGAGTCATGTAGAACGGCCCCCCACGCCACCATGAAGAAGCAAGACCGCAAACCACTCCCCAACCAAGAAGCGAGGCTGAAGACCAACAGAAATGCCCCCGAAGGGGCCTACAAAAAAGCTGATTTGTGCACAGTCAGAGGGCCAAAGGCCCCCTGACCTGCGACAACATTGTGCCCGAGGTGGGACTCGAACCGCATTCCAGGCCTTGCAAACAGTGGGAAGTCCAGAAAATATACCGAATCCGAGCCAGTCCGGCACCGGTAAGGCCCAGTCCGAAGCCAAAAGTGTGACAGTATTGTCAACACCCCCTACCTGCTCCCTCTGGCTCCCGCCAACGTCGCGAATAACAAGGCCGCCTCTTGGTATGGTGAGGGCCGCATGCTGATGGTAGCTACGGCGGGCCGGTCAACGGACGCCGGCGGCAAGCCAAGGACAGCTCAGCTGCC
Proteins encoded:
- the trxA gene encoding thioredoxin, which codes for MATIEITEQSFTETLESNSIVFVDFWAAWCGPCRMFAPIYGAASERHPEITFAKVDTEAEQGLAAAAGITAIPTLMAFKDKTLVFSQPGALNATGLEEVIQAVKNLDMNKLRADEAQPA
- a CDS encoding MBL fold metallo-hydrolase: MLIERIYDEDLAQASYLIGCQAKGEAIVVDGRRDIAVYQDLAAKNGMKIVAVTETHIHADYLSGTRELAAATGATIYVSGEGGPDWQYEFDGERLYDGDTIALGNISIQAVHTPGHTPEHLSFLVTDGAFSDQPGYLLSGDFVFSGDLGRPDLLDEAAGGIDTRFAGAKQLFASLRDKFLTLPDYVQVHPAHGAGSACGKALGAIPSSTVGYERLYAWWGPYLAANDEQGFIDELLDGQPDAHAYFGRMKRENRDGPAVMGQRTPLTELDTADVAKDLAAEKVTFIDTRPNNEVHQGTVARSLNVPAGKSVASYGAWVVNPETDKNPLVLLAPDQEQAQDMWDHLVRVGIDNVAGYLTSIDGLPTSTPKLIQPEELDGFDAAMVLDVRNKTEHTAGHVPGSHQLSAGRVMWHLDELPTQGAIVSYCQSGVRNSVAASALRRAGYDIVELDGSYAAWTMRQQTRQNSTAAL